One Turneriella parva DSM 21527 genomic region harbors:
- a CDS encoding alpha-E domain-containing protein, whose protein sequence is MHILSRVADSIYWLNRYVERVENYARLIETYQQISVENAEVADPLWLALVESTADTAGFNETYAEIGQQNVIEYLTFNRKNPNSILSCLYLAKENARSIREKISKDMWESINELYNEVATAANQGGASAISGVAGLNAFFRDIRRSCHAFYGISDGTLNHDETYFFALLGRAIERADKTTRILDLQSYMLSHETQVEFGEGQIFLGLALLRATSAHEMFSQSYAKITVENILEFLLLNRTFPRAIIAILLQIEYALRCLAGEQKGFFINTAQKKVQRLLLETRHVDVAALVGPSLNGYLDNLQVRLNEIGIEISNTYFSAA, encoded by the coding sequence ATGCACATTCTCAGCCGCGTTGCCGATTCAATTTACTGGCTCAACCGTTACGTTGAGCGGGTTGAAAATTACGCGCGGCTGATCGAGACCTACCAGCAGATATCCGTAGAAAACGCCGAGGTTGCAGACCCGTTGTGGCTCGCGCTCGTCGAATCGACGGCTGACACGGCGGGTTTTAACGAGACCTATGCCGAGATCGGGCAGCAGAATGTCATCGAATACCTGACTTTTAACCGCAAAAATCCGAATTCGATTCTTTCATGCCTATATCTCGCAAAAGAAAATGCCCGTTCGATACGCGAGAAAATTTCAAAAGACATGTGGGAATCGATCAATGAACTCTATAACGAGGTTGCGACCGCGGCAAATCAGGGTGGTGCATCGGCGATTTCGGGTGTAGCGGGGCTGAACGCATTTTTTCGCGACATTCGCCGCAGCTGCCATGCATTCTACGGCATTTCAGACGGTACACTCAACCATGACGAGACGTATTTTTTCGCGCTGCTGGGGCGGGCGATCGAGCGCGCCGACAAAACGACTCGCATTCTCGACCTGCAGTCTTATATGCTCTCGCATGAAACGCAGGTAGAGTTTGGCGAAGGCCAGATATTTCTCGGTCTGGCATTGCTTCGGGCAACGAGCGCGCACGAAATGTTCAGCCAGAGTTACGCGAAAATTACCGTAGAGAATATTCTCGAGTTTCTGCTCTTGAACCGCACTTTTCCGCGCGCGATCATTGCGATTCTGTTGCAGATTGAATATGCGCTGCGCTGCCTTGCCGGCGAGCAGAAAGGTTTTTTCATCAATACGGCGCAAAAAAAGGTACAGCGGTTGTTGCTCGAGACGCGGCATGTCGATGTCGCCGCTCTTGTCGGGCCGTCGCTCAACGGCTATCTCGATAATCTACAGGTCAGGCTCAATGAAATTGGTATCGAGATCAGCAACACGTACTTTAGCGCCGCATAA
- a CDS encoding circularly permuted type 2 ATP-grasp protein, translating to MLMQRYSPAKAFDEMVTKDGGVRPQYESLGSRLQTLGVPELVKRKTRAEKALFSSGITFTLYGDKGAEDRILPFDIIPRIIRSDEWASLEGGLVQRTLALNAFLNDIYGKQQIIKDKIITREVVESSTGYLPQCNDVKPAKGIFTNISGTDLIRGEDGKYMVLEDNLRCPSGVSYVLENREVMKQIFPELFANLRIKPVSNYPFRLRQALAYLSEKSNPTIALLTPGIHNSAYFEHSYLAQQMGISLVENKDLVVESDKVYMKTIRGLKQVDVIYRRTDDTFIDPQAFRKDSLLGVPGIFKAYRKGNVALANAPGTGVADDKVVYAYVPEMIRYYLSEEPIISNVPTYLCFRDSDRKYVLENLDKMVVKAANGAGGYGMLIGPHASEAERGEFKEKILTDPRGYIAQPMISLSTAPTMIDTEIEARHIDLRPYIVFGKDCYVLPSGLTRVALKKGSLVVNSSQGGGTKDTWVLDT from the coding sequence ATGTTAATGCAACGCTACAGCCCGGCCAAGGCTTTCGACGAGATGGTGACGAAAGACGGGGGCGTGCGGCCGCAGTACGAAAGTTTAGGTTCGCGCCTGCAGACACTCGGCGTTCCCGAGCTCGTGAAGCGCAAAACGCGCGCCGAAAAAGCTCTGTTCTCTTCGGGCATCACATTCACGCTCTATGGTGACAAGGGCGCTGAAGACCGCATTCTCCCGTTCGATATTATTCCGCGTATCATTCGCAGCGACGAATGGGCTTCACTCGAAGGCGGCCTCGTGCAGCGCACCCTTGCCCTGAATGCATTCTTGAACGACATATACGGCAAACAACAGATTATCAAAGACAAGATTATCACGCGCGAGGTTGTCGAATCGAGCACCGGATACCTGCCGCAGTGCAACGATGTTAAGCCGGCGAAAGGCATTTTTACAAATATTTCAGGTACTGACCTGATTCGCGGCGAAGACGGCAAATATATGGTGCTTGAAGACAACCTGCGTTGCCCTTCGGGCGTCAGCTATGTGCTCGAAAACCGCGAGGTCATGAAGCAGATCTTTCCCGAGCTGTTCGCGAATCTGCGCATTAAACCGGTTTCGAACTATCCGTTCAGGCTGCGGCAGGCGCTCGCGTACCTGAGCGAGAAGTCAAACCCGACGATCGCGCTTCTGACCCCTGGAATCCATAACTCCGCCTATTTCGAACATTCATACCTTGCGCAGCAAATGGGGATTTCCCTCGTCGAAAACAAAGACCTCGTGGTTGAGTCTGACAAAGTGTACATGAAAACCATACGGGGCCTCAAGCAGGTCGACGTTATCTACCGCCGCACCGACGACACGTTTATCGACCCCCAGGCGTTCAGAAAAGATTCTCTGCTCGGAGTGCCGGGCATTTTCAAGGCGTACCGCAAGGGCAATGTCGCGCTCGCCAACGCCCCGGGTACCGGCGTGGCAGACGACAAGGTCGTCTACGCGTATGTGCCCGAGATGATTCGCTATTATCTCAGCGAAGAGCCGATTATCAGCAACGTGCCGACGTATCTCTGCTTTCGCGACAGCGACAGAAAATATGTGCTCGAGAACCTCGACAAAATGGTCGTGAAGGCGGCAAACGGGGCAGGTGGCTATGGTATGCTGATTGGCCCGCACGCGAGCGAAGCCGAGCGCGGCGAATTTAAAGAGAAAATTCTCACCGACCCGCGCGGCTACATCGCGCAGCCGATGATTTCATTATCAACGGCACCGACGATGATCGACACCGAAATCGAAGCACGGCATATCGACCTGAGGCCTTACATCGTCTTCGGCAAAGACTGTTATGTACTGCCGAGTGGGCTCACGCGCGTCGCGCTTAAGAAAGGCTCGCTCGTGGTAAATTCATCACAGGGCGGCGGCACCAAAGACACCTGGGTGCTAGACACCTGA
- a CDS encoding circularly permuted type 2 ATP-grasp protein, producing MQTDTVMSVENRPTSPLAGYTPIEGSYDELLDAKGFPREKYRFILNSYEEIGEAEMALRRKELTRLLRENGVTYNVYGSPEETERLWSLDLMPFLMESSEFSSLERGLLQRGELLNALFKDLYGPRRLLFDRIVPPEVVYGAQGFLRQCHNLYQARDRELQFFSSDLARRADGTFVVIGDRAQAPSGTGYSLKNRIVLSRVFPSLYRDSEVHRVAIFFRSLRKTLATLVRNSPNQEPVVVLLTPGPENETYFEHVYLAGYLGYTLAQATDLTVRNNRVFIKTVEGHQQVDVIFRRTDDLFLDPLELKGDSLLGVPGLIEAVRSGNVSVVNPLGSAVLENRSLMAYFPALCKFYFGEELILPNTETYYLGDAQHRAEVLREPNRFVVKPSARTGNTRHIYPAQLSRSELADLVSRIASHGENYIAQEIVPGSSIPVLDQNNRMVAGKCVIRTFQVATESGYQVMPGGLARVSTRTDELIVTNQSGAGSKDIWILASEPQKDVSLLRQNIAETRISRKSSGGVPSRIADNIFWMARYAERAENLSRLLKNVIARITQIEDSAGTEDIAKLLKMVTHVTAEYPGFLGDDAADLLRKPEQELNRLIYDSSVHGSVRYNVLAMIRASRNLRESLSDDMRRIISQLESPPYASMVLSVQHAHLFDVVIYLSSISGLSQENMSREVGWHFLELGRRIERATFSLRILKAYLALGNLYDKFMVENLLNINDIRITYTRRYRHRIETDSVLDILLYDETNPRSLGYQLARIRDAVPMLPARSEGSRPATEKAALKLYTAYRVTDIREIFSTENANEKLAPWLDTLSSGLEELHRSITETYFTYVEEQVRIGEMNG from the coding sequence ATGCAAACCGATACCGTGATGTCTGTCGAAAACCGACCAACCAGCCCGCTCGCAGGTTATACACCGATCGAAGGTTCGTACGACGAGCTGCTCGATGCGAAGGGTTTTCCGCGCGAAAAATACCGCTTCATTCTGAATTCATACGAAGAGATTGGCGAAGCCGAAATGGCGCTGCGCCGCAAAGAGCTGACCCGGCTGCTGCGCGAAAACGGCGTCACCTACAATGTCTACGGCAGTCCTGAAGAGACCGAACGCCTCTGGTCGCTCGACCTCATGCCGTTTCTGATGGAAAGCAGCGAGTTCAGCAGCCTCGAGCGCGGCCTCTTGCAGCGCGGTGAACTTCTGAACGCGCTCTTCAAAGATCTTTATGGGCCGCGCCGGCTGCTTTTCGACCGCATAGTGCCGCCCGAAGTTGTTTATGGTGCTCAGGGGTTTCTGCGGCAGTGCCACAACCTCTATCAGGCGCGCGACCGGGAGCTGCAATTCTTCTCGAGCGATTTGGCGCGCAGGGCAGACGGTACTTTTGTTGTTATTGGCGATCGCGCGCAGGCCCCCTCAGGTACCGGGTATTCGCTCAAAAACCGCATTGTGCTTTCGCGCGTTTTTCCGAGTTTGTATCGTGACAGCGAGGTGCACCGCGTCGCGATTTTCTTCAGATCGCTGCGCAAAACCCTCGCGACGCTGGTGCGCAACAGCCCGAACCAGGAGCCGGTGGTCGTGCTGCTGACGCCGGGCCCCGAAAACGAAACGTATTTTGAGCACGTCTATCTCGCCGGATACCTCGGCTATACGCTCGCACAGGCGACCGACCTCACCGTGCGCAATAACCGCGTTTTTATCAAAACAGTCGAAGGGCATCAGCAGGTTGACGTCATCTTTCGCCGTACCGATGATCTATTTTTAGACCCGTTGGAGCTCAAAGGCGATTCTCTATTGGGCGTGCCAGGGCTAATTGAAGCAGTGCGTTCTGGTAACGTGTCGGTGGTGAATCCGCTGGGTTCTGCCGTGCTCGAAAACCGCTCGCTGATGGCTTATTTTCCTGCGCTGTGCAAATTTTATTTCGGCGAAGAATTGATCTTGCCGAATACCGAGACGTATTATCTCGGCGACGCGCAGCACCGCGCAGAAGTTTTGCGTGAGCCGAACCGCTTTGTCGTCAAACCCAGTGCCCGCACGGGTAACACGCGCCATATTTATCCGGCGCAGCTTAGCCGCTCAGAGCTCGCAGATCTGGTAAGTCGCATCGCCTCGCACGGCGAAAACTACATCGCGCAGGAGATTGTGCCGGGCTCATCGATACCCGTGCTCGACCAGAACAACCGCATGGTCGCAGGCAAATGTGTCATACGCACATTTCAGGTCGCAACCGAGTCGGGTTACCAGGTGATGCCGGGTGGCCTGGCGCGGGTATCAACCCGCACCGACGAGCTCATCGTTACCAACCAAAGCGGCGCAGGCAGCAAAGACATATGGATTCTGGCCTCAGAGCCGCAGAAAGACGTGTCGCTGTTGAGGCAGAACATCGCCGAAACGCGTATTTCGCGCAAATCTTCGGGCGGCGTACCGAGCCGCATAGCAGACAATATTTTCTGGATGGCGCGCTACGCCGAACGGGCTGAAAACCTGTCACGCCTGCTGAAGAATGTCATCGCGCGCATCACGCAGATCGAAGACAGTGCGGGCACTGAAGATATTGCCAAACTCTTGAAAATGGTCACCCACGTTACGGCTGAATATCCGGGCTTTTTGGGCGACGATGCCGCAGACCTCTTGCGCAAGCCTGAACAAGAGCTGAACCGACTGATCTATGACAGCTCTGTACATGGTAGCGTGCGCTACAATGTTCTTGCGATGATTCGGGCTTCGCGAAACCTGCGCGAGAGCCTCTCAGATGATATGCGCCGTATTATTTCACAGCTCGAATCGCCACCTTATGCCTCGATGGTGCTGTCGGTGCAGCATGCGCACCTGTTTGATGTTGTGATCTATCTGTCATCGATCTCGGGCCTTTCACAAGAAAACATGAGCCGTGAAGTCGGCTGGCACTTTCTCGAGCTTGGTCGACGCATCGAGCGCGCTACGTTCTCGCTGCGAATACTGAAAGCCTACCTTGCGCTTGGCAATTTATACGACAAATTCATGGTCGAAAACCTCTTGAACATCAACGACATTCGTATTACCTACACGCGCCGCTATCGCCACCGCATTGAAACCGATTCGGTGCTGGATATTCTGCTCTATGACGAGACGAACCCACGTTCCCTCGGCTACCAGCTCGCCCGCATACGCGATGCGGTGCCGATGCTGCCGGCGCGCAGTGAAGGTTCAAGGCCTGCAACCGAAAAGGCGGCGCTCAAACTCTACACTGCATACCGCGTGACCGATATTCGCGAGATCTTTTCGACAGAGAACGCCAATGAAAAGCTCGCCCCATGGTTAGACACCCTGTCGTCTGGTCTCGAAGAACTGCACCGCAGCATTACCGAAACCTACTTCACATACGTTGAAGAGCAGGTACGTATCGGAGAGATGAATGGCTGA
- a CDS encoding transglutaminase family protein — protein MAEYEVTHTTRYNYSEKVGHCQNIAYLTPQSDNRQTCKNSSVFVSPYPTILNQHQDYFGNKYYYFSVEDAHNALEVIGKTHVVTSALTPVEELYSPPWEAAVEALKSPQGEADIRAQEFLLPSPFVPLSETFAGFARETFTPEKPVLTAALDLTRRIYAEFKYQQKSTNILTPLTEVYQKRTGVCQDFAHLCIAALRSIGLAAQYTSGYIETFPPKDKPKLRGSDASHAWFAIYVPGQGWFDFDPTNGKAIGEEFIVTARGRDFGDVSPLKGIIFGGGKHTLKVEVDVHRIS, from the coding sequence ATGGCTGAGTACGAAGTCACGCACACCACCCGCTATAATTACAGCGAGAAGGTCGGGCACTGCCAGAACATTGCGTACCTGACGCCGCAGAGCGACAACCGGCAGACCTGCAAGAACTCCTCGGTCTTTGTCAGCCCGTACCCGACGATTCTGAACCAGCACCAGGACTACTTTGGCAATAAGTATTATTATTTTTCGGTCGAAGACGCGCACAATGCGCTTGAGGTCATTGGCAAAACACATGTCGTCACGTCAGCACTCACCCCAGTTGAAGAACTCTATTCGCCGCCATGGGAGGCAGCCGTCGAGGCGCTGAAGTCACCGCAGGGCGAAGCAGATATTCGCGCTCAGGAATTTTTGTTGCCTTCGCCCTTTGTGCCACTGTCAGAAACGTTTGCCGGTTTTGCGCGCGAAACGTTCACGCCTGAAAAACCGGTGCTGACCGCCGCGCTCGATCTCACGCGCCGCATCTACGCCGAATTCAAATACCAGCAGAAATCGACGAACATTCTCACCCCGCTCACTGAAGTTTACCAGAAGCGCACCGGTGTCTGCCAGGATTTCGCCCACCTCTGCATCGCGGCGCTGAGGTCGATCGGGCTTGCGGCGCAGTATACCAGCGGCTACATCGAAACTTTCCCGCCGAAAGATAAACCCAAACTGCGCGGCAGCGATGCGAGCCATGCGTGGTTTGCGATTTACGTTCCCGGTCAGGGGTGGTTTGATTTCGACCCGACGAACGGCAAGGCGATTGGCGAAGAATTCATCGTCACCGCGCGCGGCCGCGACTTCGGCGACGTCTCGCCGCTCAAGGGCATCATCTTCGGCGGCGGCAAGCACACGCTTAAAGTCGAGGTGGATGTACATCGAATCAGTTGA